TCAAAAGTTCATTATTTTGTTCAGCAAGAAGCAAGACAGAAATCAGCTCAGAATATTTCGTGAATCCACGTTCACGATATTGTTGCTGCAAAAGCATATTGTTGGCATGGAAAGTGGAATATGTTTTTTCCAACATATCTTTGTCGGTGATATTCTCGCCACATAATTTCAATTGAGATGTAATTTTAAACATGGCAGAGTTATACTCGCTCACACTTTTATAATTTTGCAATCGCAAGTGTAGCCAATCATAGCGAGCTTTAGGAAGTATCACCATTTTCTGGTGGTCATATCTTTCTTTGAGATCCTTCCAAAGAGTTGATGGATCTTTAATAGTTAGATATTCAGTTTTCAATCCTTCATCAAGGTGATGGCGAAGAAATATCATGGCTTTTGCCTTGTCTTGTTCAGAGGTTTTATTTCCCTCTTTTATGGTGTCACCGGGACCCATTGCACTAAGATGGATTTCAGCATCAAGAATCCATGTCAAATAATTTTTGTCGGTGACATCAAGTGCGTTGAACTCAAGTTTTGTAAGATTCGACATTATCACTAAAAACAAAAGATACCAAAATATAATGGTCATCAATATTTATACACATAAAtagaatataatataataatttatttacgACAAAATAGCAAATAATAATCAAAAGAAAACAACTTATCAATTTATCTCGTAAAGCAGTGAATTAATGTATAACTACTTAATTTactacatttattttattttattaagttgaTATAAAACAGCAAGTTGTGTTTTATTTCTGAAATCATGAGTTGTATATATAAGCAAAATCTAACAGATGTGTTTTTCAGAAAATAGGATAAGATCATGTTGAAAAACGGATAAGAAAAATCATCATGTGGTTCAATGCTTTGGGAAAAGTGTCATACTTACTCCATTATTTACACAGTTGAATAAATTCTGCTTTATTTACACAGTAGATAGAATTCGATCTACTGCCTCAGAGAAATGAAGCTGCATATACACAGTAGATTGAATTCAATCTACCACCTCAATTTATAATTTAAGAATGCTAGGAATTTTAAATCCATGAACAAGTAGGTATCAAAGTATAGGGGTTAACGATAGATATTTACACCATGTGTATTAAGCTATGCAGTACAAGCAAATGAATACAAATTTTACTCCACAACTAGTAATACATGACTTAAAAATTGTACTGGAAGACTTATAAAAATAACAGTTAGTGGCAGAACACTAACATTAATAAACAAACAAAAGTTTAAAGTTGATTTTCATTAAAATAGTCTTAGTTTACATTTTGTATACCAAGCCATGCATGAAACAAGTACCAATATTACGACTAAATGCTAACAATTTGTAAATCACATAAAAGAAATTTAGGAGTTCAATAGTTTAGTACAAGTTCCAAAGAGAAAGCAACAGAAGCAAAGATAATTAGTTGGCATACTTACAGCACCTAAACAAGAACAGAAGAACACTATAAAAGGCCGCAAGCTGGAAATTTTCCCTTCTCCCCTTTTTATACTATTGTGCTAATAACgtgttatatataatataatatataagaGACATATATAAGAGACTTTGAGAGAGAACTAACTAATAAGAAAAGAGAACATCTTATTCTTGTGTACATAACCATGATACAAGCAAGCCTTATATAGGCTAGTAGGATGAATGTTACAAGAAAATGGAGAGCCAAAAGTCTCTAATTAATGTAGGCATATGAAAGACCAAAAGTCATCTACTAATTACATAACATAATAagtagggattaattattttagattattaaataattacttattaattatttattagttatttatttattaattatttaaaaataattaattatttcgataattaatcaagtaactttcaataaatcataacatattcatcttaactccaaaaattataaaaaaaattatttttgactttgatttttcttaaataattatttaaaaatgattttaggatttaaaaatttgcaataattatttatattgaattatcagtgtttaattgatattaattagaccgttagtccgatttaagcaAACCGAAAGCCATTTGACTTAGAAAAAtaaatccttttcattaaaaataacattaagacctaatttcttctagaaattagttgactttattaatttcttgattatcagtcaaaatacgtgccgagacgagttcgaaaaattccggaataatgggaaatgaagcagatgGTGATCAGTGGAGCGATCAGCGAgccgattttgattctaaaaattatttcaactataaaaatgattatgtgcttctgtgcttatgtgtattatgtggttaatcgagtcttacttacatatatataatatacaaatcagtcataagcgtatgggtagataataggaacgaaatgaagtcgattcaagatgcaattgaagtacaaaatgacttaaccagtctattttgctaacagaagctaagtcagcaaggcaggtcgagtaggtaatagacgaaagtgatttaattgcagtgagtcgcgcagaaggcaagtttcttccctattctattttcagaatagtgatattcttatcacgtttgcactcttttgattcccttgtttatatttcatttcgacttttgatttattcttttcatttgaattcattgttcatatttcaattgttactcacaattattgatatattctggtgattagaatatatcaaagcataccgattgtttcggttgctattccagggactggataataatactttggggattaagtttacttaatcctaaggatcgagacataaccggatccttgagatgggacgtagtgcctgggtgcgggcatgggatctatatagtgagatatagatctgcactgtatcctggctgatcagcagggtatagctgcgaatttgagtccagtttagttcatttgtattcgccagaaatggccttctttctattctcgcggggctatatctttgcagatatacccgggttacggatTCATCTATATTGCTTTAatactgtttatattttgtggacttgttgagcaatttttggctcaccctttttttTGTTATTCGCcgtattgttttcagttaagaaggaatatgaaacccatcaggactcgagtggtaaagaagcgggtcaagcctcgggatcctctcatacccaaggtgttgatcccaatccaggaagaaagctttgagttgcctgagcaggtggagtgttgatagatagtgtgtgtttgaataaaagctgaacttagtttaaaatgaattagacaatggtttgtaataaagagactTTGTGAGATATTAAATTTGGTTtataataaagtagttagtggttcttgtttccatacttcaacctaaaaagatcctggttagtattaaaggggtttagtttcattcctttattatttgttaatcagattgtacaggtttggagattagctagtaacccccagacttataccccgggtctagAGGGCGTGACATGAAGTCTGTGAAGACTTATTAGATTCTCCAGGACCATTAATCCATACTTGTCAGAGCATAGATAAATGTGCCCCAGATCTTAGGATCTCAACCCAAATTCAAAATCAGAGATAATGAGCCTAGGTATGGTCCAATATTCAACCATTGTTAGTGACCTTGATATGGTATAATAACGATTGATGCATCAATACCCTTcttgtgtgtgtgaatctcaTATGTACATTGGAAATATTTTAATCAAGGGGTACTGGCTCTCATACAGATGCCCTGTTTGACAGGAGAATTTTTAATAGATGACATTCTAttgggagaatgcacctagtaactgTTTATATGTCTTTTTTAGCTctatatccttttgagagaatatTGATGGGCTTATAGATGTCTCAGGTGATAAATAATTCACTTCTTTATGAGAGAAAGAGCTATAGGGTTGACCTTTCattccttatgtggtgcttcgtggcactatctccctcattttCAACTCAACTTCAATACCAAGTGGTATTGATACCAACTATTACTTTTGTTTGACACCAATGGTTACTTTTGATATATCAGAGCAAAAAGATGGTATCAAATGTAGAGTATATTGGATCCAGGTAAGGATGTTATTTTagaagtgtttggttctaatgacttgggtTAGAACCTATGAGGTTTCATAGGCTCATAGTCAGTTTCCAAAACCACTGAGGATGTTAAAGATCACAAACATCcgaagtacaatatcagagaatttaatgataaaaaaataaagtGATTTCAGGTCCAGAGATCTTTTATCTTTACTTACCAcaatatggattcatgaaggatgtctcagatgatcatgctttctgGTCTTTTGCCAATTCTACTTAATAAAATCTCATTAGCTCAAAATATTTCAAGTTAGTCCAATACACATTAATACATAATCAACACATAAGTCATAAAATTTAATCATTTATGCCAAGAGTACATTCAACAAGTATGCACCAATTGATTAGTAAACACAAGACTGAACCAATTAAAACTACTCTTGACATAAATATATCATAACTATCACTAGTCATAATGTATATTTATTCTAGCACAAGATAAATAGAGTTATTCTAGCATAAATAGAGAATCAGAGTGACCAAGGAATCTATTGTCAGAGTTACCTAGGGTCTGGAACTCAAAAATTATACAGAATTACTCAGAAAATATGATATAATCACACATAATCTAATCAGGGTACTCAACTAGTTGTACAGGATCTTAAGCAGGATCTAAACCTATAAATCAGAGTTATGATAAGTTCATAAATGAGATTACAGGGTCTTAGATCAAAATACAAATAAGATTGAGTTATATGTGTGtgtgctaaaataaatatcaatagcATGAGTG
This sequence is a window from Apium graveolens cultivar Ventura chromosome 9, ASM990537v1, whole genome shotgun sequence. Protein-coding genes within it:
- the LOC141686136 gene encoding uncharacterized protein LOC141686136 translates to MSNLTKLEFNALDVTDKNYLTWILDAEIHLSAMGPGDTIKEGNKTSEQDKAKAMIFLRHHLDEGLKTEYLTIKDPSTLWKDLKERYDHQKMVILPKARYDWLHLRLQNYKSVSEYNSAMFKITSQLKLCGENITDKDMLEKTYSTFHANNMLLQQQYRERGFTKYSELISVLLLAEQNNELLMKNHQARPTGSTPFPEVNTVTNNEYRDNKSFGRGRGHGYRRGRGHGHGRARGRGFGRGRGRSNQQNPLNFKRKSYF